The Candidatus Polarisedimenticolia bacterium genome includes the window GGGATGCACGCGGAGTGGGCCCGGCTGGCGCTGCCGCACGCGCTGGCCGCGCTGGGCGGTGAGGGGAGGTAGCCACGAGGAGCCGGCCCCATAATCCGGATCGGCTCCTACAGCAGGTCGCCGCCGCCGAAGTGCCTGGAGTGCCAGAGCTGGAGCATCATCAGGTTCCAGAGGAGCCGGCCGTTGTCCCGCCGGCGCTCCGTGTGCTCCCGCCAGAGAGCGGTCACCGCCTCGGGGCGCAGCAGGCCGCCGGCCCGGACGCGCCCGGGGTCCAGGGCGCTGCGCATCAGGGGGGCGAGCCCCCGGTGCATGAAGCGGGCCAGCGGAATATTGAAGCCGCGCTTTCGCCGGCCGCTGATCTCGCTCGTGAGCCGGTCGGCCATCGCCTTCTTGAGGATGTACTTGGAGGTCAGCCGCCGCAGTTTCATCCGCGCCGGCAGGGAGGCGACGTACTCGACCAGGGCGTGGTGCAGGAACGGAGCGCGCACCTCGAGCGATGTCGCCATCGAGGCGCGGTCCACCTTGGTGAGCAGGTCGTCCTGCAGGAACATCAGGAAGTCGGTCGCCAGGAGCGCGTCGAGCGGATGGCCGATCGACAGGCCCCGGAGGACCGCACGCGCCTCCTGGAGCGGATCGTTCGGCGCGCCGGCCTGGGCCGCGAGGGCGTCGAGAGCCGCCGCGGAGAGCAGCTCCTTCTGCCTGTCGGGAGAGAACGCCCCGAACCAAACCTGGTGCCGGACCGCCTGCGGCAGCTCGGCGGCCCCCACGAATTTCTTGAGCAGGTATTCGGTGCCGACATTGTTGAACGCGGGGGGGATCGCGTCCGCGGCGCGCTTCAGGAGGCGCCGGAACACCCCCGGCAGGCGGACATACCAGCGCGCCAGCCGATCGCCGATGTAGGTCGGGTAGCCGGCGAAGAGCTCGTCCCCCCCTTCGCCGCCGAGCGCCACCTTGACATGCTGGCGCGCGAAGCGCGACAGCAGGTGCGTCGGGACGATCGAGGCGTCCGCCAGCGGCTCGTCGAGGACGCGCGCCATGGCCAGGAGCGCTTCGAGCATCTGCGTCTCGCCCACGATCAGCTCGTGGTGCTCGGTCCCGAAATGGGCCGCGGCCCTCCGCGCATAGGCCGCCTCGTTGAAGTCCGGATCGTCGAAGCCGAGCGTGAAGGTCGGCACCGGCCGGCCCGTCAGATCCACCGCCAGGGCGGCGATCGACGACGAATCGACCCCCCCGCTGAAGAAGATGCCGACCGGCACGTCGGCGCGCAGCCGCAGCCGGACCGCCTCCTCGAGCAGGCGGCGCACCTCGCGCGCAGCCTCGTCTTCGGTCGGCACCGGCGCGCCCGCGCCCGGGAAGAAGCGCCGCAGGTCCCAGTACGGCTCGACGCGCAGCCGGCCCCGCTCGGCGATCAGCATGTGCCCGGCCGGCAGCTTGCGCACGCCGGTGAACGGGGTGTGCGGCGCCGGGAAGTAGCCGTACAGGAGATAGCGCGTCAGGGCCGGGAGATCCGGCTCCGGGCTCACCCGCGGGTGGGCGAGGAGGGCCTTGATCTCGGACGCGAACATCACTTCGCCGTCCTGCTCCAGGTAGTACAGGGGCTTCTCGCCGGCCCGGTCGCGCCCGAGCACCAGGCGGTTCTCCCGGGTGTCGAAGACCGCGAACGCGAACATGCCGTTCAGGTGATCGACGAAGGAAAGGCCGTGCTCTTCGTACAGGTGCGGGATGACCTCGGAGTCGCAGCGCGTCTCGAAGCGGTGGCCGCGCGCCATCAGGTCGCGGCGCAGCTCCGGGTCGTTGTAGATCTCGCCGTTGCAGATGACCTGGAAACGTCCCGACTCGTCGGCGTAGGCCCGCGCCCCGGCGCCCAGATCGAGGATGCTCAGCCGCCGGAAGCCGAAGGTGAGATGGGCGAGACGGTCCGCGCCGATCTCGACCACGCACGATCCGTCCGGGCCGCGGTGGGCCATGGTGTCGGCCATGGAGGCCACCAGGCCCGGGTCGTGCCGGCCGGGACCGCGAAGATCCGCAATGCCTACGATGCCGCACATGGGGTCACCAATCCTCCGCGGTGGGACGGAAAGAATAGCATGCCGCGGGGTCGCCGCCCCGGAGAGACTGGGGTCAGCGGGCCCCGGACGAGGCGGCCCGCACGAACAGGCCGCCCCCCTGGTCCTCGTAGATCGGATCGGGCCGAAGCGCGGGGCCGGCATCCCGGCGCAGGAGCTCGAACATGCGCGGCGGGGACAGGATGTAGACCTCGGGCGCCGGCGCCTCCAGGAGGGTGCGCATCCGGTCGAGGGGGATCATCCTGAACGACGGGTCACGGCGGTACTCGTCCAGGTGACGCATGACCCACCAGCTGGAGAACGGGGTGCCGCTCGTGACCAGAAGGACCGGCCTCTTCAGGTAAAAGTTCAGCCCGGGACGGTATTGCTCGTAGCAGATGACCAGATCGTCCGGCTTCAGGCGCTTCTCCAGGAAGCGGCTGACGGGACGCGAGGAACGCACCGTGTCCAGATACCCGCTCGCGGCCTGCGCCAGGGGCACGACCGCCGCGATCGCCAGGACGGAGGCCGCGAAGAGCGCCGCCGGGCGCCGTTTCCTCAGGGCCATCAGAAGCGCGGCGGCCAGGGCAAGGCCGGCCGCGGTGAGCCAGAAGAGCAGGCGGTGCGACAGCAGCTCGTCGTACTTCCCGCGGGAGATCCCGTGCGCGATGCCGGCCGGCCCCGCGAGTACCGCAGCCACCGCTCCGGCGGCGCACACGACGGCCGTCCAGAAGGCCCCCAAAGCCAGGCTGCGGCAGGCGTCCCCGGAGCCATCGGCCGGCGCGCCGCCCTGGGGTGGAGTGCGCGCCGGTGCGGTGGCCCGCGCCCACAGCCGTCCGATCAGGAGCGCGAGCGGCACCGCGCACGGCAGCATGTAGGACGGCCTCTTGGAGGCGATCAGGGAGAAGAACAGCACCAGGGTTCCGAGCCACGCTCCGGAGAAGCCGGTCACGAGACGCCCCCTGTCGGTCTCCGAGGCGAAGCCTGCCCAAGCCTCGCGCCAGGAACGGCCCCGGCGCACGGCGGCAACCCCCGCGTACAGAACCCATGGGAACAGGCCAGGCAGAATCACCTTGGCGTAGAAATAGAAGGGGCGCGAGGTCTCGAACCGGTTCGACGTCATCCTCTCGAGGTTCTCCCCGATGACGGCGTAGTGCAGGTACCCCGGGTTGCGCGACTCGACCAGGATCAGCCAGGGCACGATGACGGCCGCATAGAGCAGCATGCCCTGGGCCCACCCGAGTCTCTTGAGCATCCCGGGCCGCCTGCGGAGGACAGCCCAGACCACGGCGATCAGAACGGGGGCCACGAGAGCGACCGGTCCCTTGGTGATCGTCCCGATTCCGGCCGACAGGAAGAACAGGGCGCCGGGCAGGCGCCCGGCGCGTCCCTCCATCGCCTCGAAGGCCATGAGACAGCTCACCGTCATGCAGAAGGTCAGCATCATGTCGAAGATGACGATTCGCCCGAAGACGATGTACAGAGGGGAGAGCGCCAGCGCGAAGGCGGCGAACCAACCGGCCCTCTCGCCCAGGTGGCGCCGGGCGAACCGGAAGACCAGGGCGATCCCAGCCAGGGCGAAGAGGGCCGACGGAGCGCGCGCCGCCATCTCGCTGACCCCCAGGAGTCGATAGGACAACGCCACGGCCCAGAAGAAGGCAGGAGGCTTGTCGAGATATCGGGCGCCGTCCAGGTGGGGCGTGACCCAGTCACCGGTTTCGAGGATCTCGCGCGCCGCCTCGGCGTTCCGGCCTTCATCGGGATCCCCCAGGCCGGCCAACCCGAGACGAAACAAAAAGATGGGCGCGCACAGGAGGAGAATGACGAGGGTCGCCGGCATCGCGGCGTGCCATCGGGTTGCGGGGGGATTCGACACCGAAAATTCGCTGGGGCCCATGTTGGCGGTCGAAGGATAGGCAGTTGACCTAATAAGGTCAACCCATAATCACGATCTGATCCACTGGAAAAATTTCGGCATTGCCGGCTGGGACACTTCGGCGTATATGGGGCGCTACATCTTTCCTCTTTCGGCGGACAGGTGAATGCTGCGTTTGTGTCTTGTAGGAACAGTCGCAATCCTGACTGCCGTCGTGCTCCCGAGCGGCCCGGTTTCGGTCGGTGGAAACCCGGAATCGATTCCCGCGAATGCCTGGTCCGACGAGGCATGGGCATCCATCTCCCAGGCTGAATACGACTTCAAGGCCCGACCCGACGGAGCCTGGACCGCCCCGAACCGCGCCCAGGGGCTCCGCCTGACGACGCGCGGTTCGGTCGCCCGGGTCACGCCCCGGACGGAGGGGGACGCGCCATGGGTCCTGAGTCTTGGGCTCAGAGGCGTGGGTCGCGAGGGGAGGATGACCGGGGTCCCGCCCGGTGCCGTACGGGCCGCCGGGAACCGGATCGAGCATCGCCGTGACAGTCTGGGACTGACCGAATGGTACGTCAATCTGAGGACCGGCATCGAGCAGGGCTTCACCCTCGATCGCCGTCCGGCGGCGGCGGACACGGCCTCGCCTCTCGTCCTCGACCTCTTCTACGAAGGCGGCCTCGAGGCACGACAGGAGGAAGCCGGAGGCGCGGTCCTGTTCTCCCTGCCCTCACCTGGGGCTGTCCATCGCACGGATATCCTGCGCTACGCGGACCTGGCGGTCGCCGACGCGGACGGCAAGCCGGTCGTGGCCGCGCTCGATCTGGCTCCCGGCTCCCTGCGGATCACGATTCAGGACGAAGGGCATCCGTATCCGCTGATCGTCGATCCGACCATCGTCGTGCCCGCCTGGACCGGGCGCGGGGATCAATTTGAAGAGCTGTTTGGAGCCTCGGTGGCGGGGGCCGGAGACGTCAATGGCGACGGCTACGACGATCTGATCGTCGGCGCGCCCCGCTTCGACGGCGGTTTCTTCGACGAGGGGCGCGCCTTCCTCTTCCTCGGGTCGCCGACCGGACCCTCGGCCGTCCCCGCCTGGACCATGAGCGGCGATCAGACAGGCTGCAGGTACGGAGGCGCCGTCGCCTCGGCGGGGGACGTCAACAACGACGGCTACGCCGACGTCATCGTCGGCGCCCCCAACTACGACTTCGTCCAGGTCGACGAGGGGCGCGCCTTCGTCTACCTCGGCTCGGCCGGCGGGCTGGGCACCGTGCCGGTCTGGATGGCCGAGCCGGATCAGAACCTGGCCGCGTTCGGGGCCGCCGTCGCCTCCGCGGGGGACTTGAACGGCGACGGCTACGACGACGTGATCGTCGGGGCGCCGCTCTTCGACTCTCCCTTCAACACGGACGAGGGGGCCGCCTTCGTCTACCTCGGATCGGCCTCCGGGCCTTCTCCTTCCCCGGCCTGGGTCGAGGGGAGCGGCCTGTTCAATTCGGCCTTCGGGACCTCGGTCGCCTCCGCCGGCGATGTGAACCGCGACGGCTTCGACGACGTGATCGTCGGTGCCCCGCTCTTCGACAACGCCGGCTTCTCCGATCAGGGGCGGGCCTACGTCTATCAGGGATCGGCCACGGGGCTGTCGCCGAACCCGGCATGGACCGCCGATGGCAGCAAGACCCTCGCGCGCTTCGGCTCTTCCGTGGCCTCCGCGGGCGACGTCAACTATGACGGCTACGACGATGTGATCATCGGGGCCCCGATCTATGACTCGGGCCGGGCCTTCATCTATCACGGGTCGGCGACGGGCCTGAGCCTGACGCCCAACTGGAACAACAAGATCAACCTGTCGCCGGCCGAGTACGGCGCTTCGGTGGCGGGCGTGGGGGACCTCGACGGCGACGGCTTCGACGACGTCGTGGTCGGCGCCCCCAAGGTCGACGACCACACGACCACCTCGGTCGGTCTCATCAGGGCCTTCTACGGCGGCGCCATGGGGGCGGGCAACACCGCCGCCTTCAGCGCGCAGGAGACCCAGGCGGGGGCGCTGCTCGGCGGCGCCGTGGCGAGGGCGGGGGACGTGAACGGCGACGGCCTCGGCGACATCATTGCCGGCGCCACCGGCCTCGACAACCCCGACCTGCAAGTATCCCTGGCGGGGGCCGCCCACCTGTACCTGGGCTTCCGGACGACCCCCTGCGTGCCGGCTCCCGAGCTCTGCAACCGCAGGGACGACGACTGCGACGGCGTCGTCGACGACAACCTGGGCACGACGACCTGCGGCACCGGCACCTGCTCGCGCACCGTCGACAATTGCGTCGACGGTTTCCCGCAGACCTGCACCCCCGGCGCCCCGGGCACCGAGACCTGCAACGGCCTCGACGACGACTGCGACGGGACGACCGACGAAGGCTTCGACGTCGATGGCGACGGCTTCACCACGTGCGCGGGCGACTGCAACGACGGGGTGGCGTCGATCCATCCGGGCGCTCCCGAGGTCTGCAACGGCCTGGATGACAACTGCAACCAGGTCATTGATGAAGGAGGTCCCGACAGCGACGGGGACGGGATCCCGGACTGCCTCGATCCCGACGATGACAACGACCGGGTGCCCGACGGCACCGACTGCGCCCCGCTCGTCAACAGCGTCAGCGCCGTGCCGGGGGAGGTCGGGCAGACCGTGCGGGCCGTGCCCGGTCCACCTCAAGGCAGCTACACCTGGACGCCGATCGTCCAGGCCAACGTCCACAACGTCTACCGCAGCGTCTGGGACCGCCGCAGTGGAAACTGGAACGACACGCTGGGCTGCCTGTATTCCGAGGCCATCGGAAACCGCTTCAGCGAAACCGCCAACCCTCCAGCCGGGTCGGCCTTCTACTACGTCATCACGGGCGTCAATCGCTGCGGCGAAGGCCCCGCCGGCTTCTCCAGCACCGGCCAGCCGCGCCTGATCCCCATACAGTGCGTGCACCTCGGGCTCGACACCGATGGCGACACGATCCAGGATTGGGATGACGACTGTCCGCTCGTGTCCAACGCGAGCCAGGCCGACGCCGATCTCGACGGCCGCGGCGACGCCTGCGACAACTGCGCCGCCACCGCGAACGCCGGCCAGGTGGACGCCGACACCAACGGGATCGGAGACGTCTGCCAGGACCTGGACCATGACGGCTACCTCGCCACCGTGGACTGCAACGACAACGATCCGATGGTTCACCCGGATGCCACCGAGACCTGCAACGCGCGCGACGACAACTGCGACGGCGCGACCGACGAGAACCTCGGGACGACGACCTGCGGCGTCGGGGTCTGCACGCGGACGGTGAACAACTGCGTGGGCGGCGTGAGCCAGACCTGCACGCCCGGCACGCCGACCGCCGAGGTCTGCAACAACCTCGACGACGACTGCGACGGTTCGGTCGACGAGGGCACCACGACCTGCGGCGTCGGGGCCTGCACGCGCACGGTCAACAGGTGCGCCGGCGGAGTCCCGCAGACCTGCACGCCCGGGACGCCGACGGCGGAGACGTGCAACGGCATCGACGACGACTGCGACGGGGCGACCGACGAGAACCTCGGCACGACGACGTGCGGCGTCGGGGCGTGCACGCGGACGGTGAACAACTGCGTGGGCGGCGTCATCCAGACCTGCACGCCCGGCGCGCCGACAGCGGAGACCTGCAACGGCATCGACGACGACTGCGACGGGGCGACGGATGAGAACCTCGGCACGACGACGTGCGGCGTCGGGGCGTGCACGCGGACGGTGAACAACTGCGTGGGCGGCGTGAGCCAGACCTGCGCGCCCGGCGCGCCGACGGCGGAGACCTGCAACGGCATCGACGACGACTGCGACGGGGCGACCGACGAGAACCTCGGCACGACGACGTGCGGCGTCGGGGCGTGCACGCGGACGGTGAACAACTGCGTGGGCGGCGTGAGCCAGACCTGCACGCCCGGGACACCCGCAGCAGACGATGAAACGTGCAATGGCATCGACGAGGACTGCGACGGTTCGGTGGATGAAGACTACGCTTCCGTGGAAACGACCTGCGGCGTGGGGGCCTGCGCCGCGACCGGGTTGACTTCCTGCGTGAACGGGTCGGTGGAGGACAGTTGCGTGCCAGGGACGCCTACGGAAGAGATCTGCTCCGATGCGATCGACAACGATTGTGATGGCGAAATTGATGAAGGCTGCCCGATTTCGGTGGGCGGTGATGTCACGCGAGCGGGTTTCAGCCCTCAACGCTCCGAGCCGACCCCCTCCTTTCGCAGCAAGGATCCTGCTCGACCGGCCGATGGACGATCCACGACCCGAAATCCTTCCTGGATGATGTTGTCCGCCGAAGGATAGGTAGTCGGCCTAATCACGGAATCCTGCGGTCTGAGTCGCGAAGAATCCGATTTTATCGGGGGGTTGTGCGCGGCGGGTTTTTGACGTATATAGCGGCCTGAAACCCTGGATGATCCCCTGCCGAGGAGGACAGACTGATGCTGCGTACATGCCTTGTGTGCACGGCCATGGGAGTCGGCGCACTGATGCTGGCGAGCCCGGCGATACCCAACGCAGGGCAAGGAGTGGCCTGCTCCTCCATGGACTGGACGCGCGAAGCAGCGCATGCGATCGCCACAGCCGAATACGAGTTCTCTGCCGTGGATGGTGGCGGCTGGTCGGCTCCCAACCGGAGCCAGGGGCTCCGGCTGAAGGCAGACAGCTCGGGGATGCAGGTTTCTCCACGCCTGGCGGGGAGCACGCCGTGGTCACTCGGCTTCGAGCTGCAGGCCGTCGGACGCGAGGGTGCGATGACCCCGATCCTCCCCGGCACGGTGACGGCCGCAGGCAACCGGACTGAAATTCGGCGCGAAGCACTCGGCCTGAGCGAGTGGTACGTCAATTTACGCAGCGGAATCGAGCAGGGATTCACGATCGACCGGCGCCCATTGACGGGCGGGGGTGACTCTGCGTTGCTTCTGGACGTGGCCTTCGACGGCGGGCTCGAAGCGCGTCGGGACGAAACCGACGGCGCCGTCCTGTTCTCGGACGGTCCGTCCGGCGCCGTCCTGCGCTATGAGAACCTGGCGGTGGCCGACGCGGATGGGCACCCCGTAGTGGCCGAGCTGGCGCTCCTTCCGGGAATTCTGAGGATCGCCGTCCGGGACGCAGGGCATCCGTATCCGCTGGTGATCGATCCCACCATCATCGTCCCGGGCTGGACCGGGCTGGGTGACCAGTTCGAGGAGTTCTTCGGTGCCTCGGTCGCGGGCGCTGGCGATGTCAACGGAGATGGGTTCGACGACGTGATCGTCGGAGCCTACCGGTTCGACGGCGGCTTTTTCGACGAGGGAAGGGTCTTCGTCTTCACCGGCTCACCGACGGGGCCCTCACCCATTCCGGCATGGACCGCCGAAGGGCACCAGACAGGGGCGTGGTTCGGCTTTTCGGTCGCGACGGCGGGGGACGTGAACGGGGACGGCTACGCCGACGTCATCATCGGCGCCCGGTTGTTCGACAATCTCCAGGTGGACGAGGGGCGCGCGTATGTCTATCTCGGCTCCTCCGTGGGACTGGGGTCGGTGCCGGCATGGACCGGGGAGCCCGATCAGAACAGGGCGGCCTTCGGCTCCTCGGTTGCTTCGGCAGGGGACGTGAATGGCGACGGCTACGACGACGTCGTCGTCGGGGCGCCCGACTTTGACACGGCCTTCAACACCGACGAGGGTCGCGCCTTCCTGTACCTCGGTTCGGCCGCCGGTCCGTCCCTCTCTCCAAACTGGAGCGCGGGGAGCGGGCGATTCTCTTCCGCCTACGGGTTCTCCGTGGCTTCGGCCGGCGACGTCAACGGGGACGGGTATGGCGATGTCATCGTCGGAGCACCCCTCTTCGACAACGCTGGTTTCCCGGATGAAGGGCGCGTCTTCGTCTATGCCGGCTCGGCGGCCGGGCCCTCCCTCGAGCCGGTGTGGATCGCCGACGGCAACAAGGTGCTGGCCCAGTTTGGATATTCCGTGGCCGGGGCGGGGGATCTCAGCGGCGACGGCATCGGCGACGTGATCATCGGAGCGCCCTTCGATGGTTCCGGTCGGGTTCTCATTTTCTATGGGTCCACGACCGGGCTGAACCTGGTGTCCGGCTTCAACGCCAAGATCAACAAGAGCCCGGCCGAGTTCGGCGCCTCCGTGGCCGGCGTCGGCGACATCAACGGAGACGGCATCGGGGACGTCGCCATTGGCGCACCGCGTGTGGGCGACCAGACCACCCCAGCCGCCGGGATTGTCAGGGTTTACTATGGAAGCCGCATGGGCGTGGGGAATCCACCCGCCTTCGGCGTGACGGAAACCCAGCCGAACGCGCTTCTCGGGGGATCGGTTTCAAGCGCCGGGGATGTCAACGGCGACGGTCTGGCCGACATCATTGCGGGTGCCAGCGGCCTGGACAATGTCCCGTTGCAGGCGGCGAGCTCGGGCGGGGCGCGCGTCTACATGGGATTTCGGACTCGGCAGACGGCGCTCTCCAACGGCGCCCTCCATGGCATTCGATTCACCGATTGACTTCATGGTGGTGCGGAGGTTGTTGCGACCGGGGCCGGACGGGATGTGCGGACGATGGCCGCAGGCGGTCGTCAGGGTCTTGGGCCGCGCCACGTAACCCTTTCAGATAGAAGAGTTGCGAATCTTCCCTGACGGGCACGCCGTTTGATGCTCCGGGGGGAGTGCACTGGCCTGGGACACCCGTCGAGCGTCTGCAACACTTCCGGCCGTCCTTCTGCCCTTGGCCCGAATGCTGCGACCATCGCCGGACCACACCGGACTACCATTTCCTGCGTCACGGCACGTTCACGACGGAACGACGGACGGTGCCGCGATTTCGCTGCCGGGCCTGCCGTCGCACATTTTCGAAGCAGAGTTTCGGACTGTCGTATTACCTCAAGCGTCCCGAGCTGGTCATTCCCGTGGCCGCGGGGCTGCAGGCGGGCTCGGCGCACCGGCAGCTGGCGAGGAACCTGGGCTGCGCGCCGTCCACCGTCACCCGCCTGAGCGCCCGGCTTGGCAGGCATGCGATCCTGCTCATGGCGAGGGCTCTTGCGCACTTGCGGGGCGGGCTGACCGAGCCGGTCGTCCTCGACCACTTCGAGACTTTTGAGTTCACTCAGGACCTGCCGTTTGGCATCGCGACGCCGGTGGGGCGCGACTCGTGGTTCGTCTATGGACTGGACCCGGCGCCGCATGCGCGCGCCGGCCGGCGCTCGGCCGAGCAAGAGGCGCGCCGGGCGCGGCGGCCCTCACGGCTCCGGCGCGGCGGCTACGAGGAGTCGAGCACGCGCACCGTGCGCCTGCTCCTGGCGCTCTGCCCACGGAACCGGAGACTCCAGCTCGCGGGCGACGGCCACCCCGCCTACGACCGCGCGGTGCAGCGCATGGGCCATGAGGGACGCGTGCGGCTGCAGCGCTTCCCCAACCCGCGCCGCGGCCCCAAGGGGTCGCCGCGCTCCCCTCAGGCGCGAGCCCGCGATCGGGCGATGTTCCCGGTTGATGCCCTGCACGGGCTCATCCGCCACACCGCCGCCCATCATCGCCGCGAGACCATCGCCTTCGGCAGGCGCCTCAACGCCGTGATGGAACGCCTCTTCCTGACCGTGGTCTGGAGAAACTTCGTCAAGGGACGATCCGAGAGACGCCCCGACCCTGTCACGCCGGCCATGCGCCTCGGGCTCGCGGACGAACCGTGGATTTGGAGTCGCGCCCTGGCGCGCCGACTCTTCCCGGCCCGCGAAATGCTCCCGCAGGTCTGGCGCGACCTCTACAGAAGAGACTGGACCACCTCGGTCCTTCCCTCCAACGTCCGCCACCGCCTCTCCCACGCCTACTGACGCTCAGAGTTCGCGTGGGCCGGCACCCTCCCGCACAAGATCCCGGACCGACGCTCGCGTGCCGTTCCCGCTACCTCTTGAATCAACAAGCTGCGCACCACCATGAGTGGTATGATCCGCGACTTCGATCCCCTGCTGAACGACTGGACCTGACCTCAATGCGAGGCATCCAACCATGATCCGCTTGCGTCGCGCAACAACATGGACGTCTCTCCTGATCCTGCTGGCGCTCTGCCCCATGCTGGCCGGGCCCTCCCGCGGCGAAACGTCGGCGGAGGCGGAGCCGTCGTCCGGCGCGAAGCCGGACGCCAAGAAGCCGCCGAAGCTGGACGTCAACGCGGTCCCCGAGAACGCCCGCAAGGTGGAGTTCACGACCGACGAGGGGACCTGGATGAACGTGGACGTCGCGCCCGACGGCCGGACGATCCTGTTCGATCTCCTGGGCGACCTCTATCGCGTGGGGATTGGCGGGGGGAGGGCGGAGCGGATCACCTCCGGCCCGGCGTTCGACTACGCGGCGCGCTACGCCCCGGACGGCAGGATGATCGTGTTCTGCAGCGACCGGGGCGGCACCATGAACCTGTGGCTGGCGAACGCCGACGGGTCGTCTCCGAGGGCGCTGACGGAGGAGAAGGACTCGGTGTTCTCGTCCCCTTCATGGACCCCGGACGGGAGCTACGTCCTGGCGCGCCGCGAGGAGACCACGAAGGCGGGCATTCCGCCGGTCGAAATCTGGATGTACCACAAGGACGGCGGCAGCGGAGTCAAGGTGATCGCGAAGGACAAGATCGACACCTCGGCGGGGCCGGTGGCCAGTCCCGACGGTCGCTTCATCTACCTGACGGGACGGAAGGCGGACTACTCGTACACGCCGAACATGACGAACGGTCTGTGGAACGTGTTTCGTCTGGACCGCACTACCGGCGAGCTGATCAGCCTGACGACGGCCCCCGACGGCGGGCTGAGGCCGACCCTGTCGCCCGACGGAAGGCACCTGGCGTACGCGAGGAGGCTGGACGCGCGGACCCAGCTCTACCTGCGGGACCTGGCGACCGGCGCGGAGAGGGTCCTGGCGCGGCAGCTGCCGCGCGACGACCAGGAGGCCTTCGCCCAGATGGACGTCCTGCCGGCGTCGGCCTTCACGCCAGACGGAAAATCGTTCGTCTACTGGAACGGCGGCAAGATCCACCGGCTCGACGTCGCCACCGGGAGCGACAGCGTCGTCCCGTTCACGGCCGACGTGTCCCTCGATCTGCGCCCGCTCTGGCGGGTCGACACGCCCGTGGGAGGATCCGACCTGGCCGTCAAGCTGTTGCGCTGGCCGACGCTGTCGCCGGACGGCCGGCTGCTGGCGTTCGACGCCCTCGGCAAGATCTGGATGTGCGACATCGGGAACGACGGCAAGGCCTCGAAGCCCCGCCGCCTGACGAAGGACTCCGTGCGGGAGTATGCCCCGGAATTCTCGCCCGACGGCAGGTTCATCGCCTACGTCACCTGGTCGGACGCCGGCCTGGGCCATGTCTGGAAGATTCGATCCGCCGGTGGCGCCCCGCAGCGCCTCACCCGGAGCGCCGGGCACTACGTCAATCCCAGCTGGTCTCCGAAGGGGGACCGGATCGCCGTGGTCGCGGGCAGCGGCGCCGAGCTCCGGGCGCAGCAGCCCGAGTTCGATCCGTACTACGAGATCCGCTGGCTCCCCTCCGAGGCTCCGGCAGGCGGCGCCGAGCCTGCCGTGGTGACCACCGTCTCTCCGATGGACACGGTCCGCTTCCATCCGGTCCCGGCGTTCGGCCCGGACGGCACGCGGATCTTCTACGCGGAGCAGGTGCCGCCTTCGGAGCCGGGCGGCGACGCCAAGGTGGACCTGGTCTCGGTCCGGCTCGACGGCACCGACAAGAAGCAGCACCTGCGGTTCGTCCAGGCCGAGGACGCCGTGCCGTCCCCGGACGGCGCCTGGGTCGCCTACGTCAGCCGGGACGACGTGTACGTGGCGGCCATGCCCCGCGCCGGGAAGGACCCGGTGGAGATCGGCGGCGAGAAGTCCGCGGTCCCCGTCTACCGCCTGA containing:
- a CDS encoding amidohydrolase family protein codes for the protein MIRLRRATTWTSLLILLALCPMLAGPSRGETSAEAEPSSGAKPDAKKPPKLDVNAVPENARKVEFTTDEGTWMNVDVAPDGRTILFDLLGDLYRVGIGGGRAERITSGPAFDYAARYAPDGRMIVFCSDRGGTMNLWLANADGSSPRALTEEKDSVFSSPSWTPDGSYVLARREETTKAGIPPVEIWMYHKDGGSGVKVIAKDKIDTSAGPVASPDGRFIYLTGRKADYSYTPNMTNGLWNVFRLDRTTGELISLTTAPDGGLRPTLSPDGRHLAYARRLDARTQLYLRDLATGAERVLARQLPRDDQEAFAQMDVLPASAFTPDGKSFVYWNGGKIHRLDVATGSDSVVPFTADVSLDLRPLWRVDTPVGGSDLAVKLLRWPTLSPDGRLLAFDALGKIWMCDIGNDGKASKPRRLTKDSVREYAPEFSPDGRFIAYVTWSDAGLGHVWKIRSAGGAPQRLTRSAGHYVNPSWSPKGDRIAVVAGSGAELRAQQPEFDPYYEIRWLPSEAPAGGAEPAVVTTVSPMDTVRFHPVPAFGPDGTRIFYAEQVPPSEPGGDAKVDLVSVRLDGTDKKQHLRFVQAEDAVPSPDGAWVAYVSRDDVYVAAMPRAGKDPVEIGGEKSAVPVYRLSTEGGGYVGWADSGATVVWGMGNTIYRQRLDRLREATLKKALADKAKEKAAEDAGKKPDAEKGDGDKAMGEKEAGSDLPKPEAIPVSLVVPKPRPRGSVVLKNARAVTMKGDEVIQRADIVVQGNRIAAIGPAGSIAVPAGAAVIDLGGKTVIPGLVDVHAHLHYSSFEIFPDKKWEYVTNLAYGVTTTHDPSAHSLDVFAQAELVEAGEMIGPRIYSTGDVLYGGVTASVYAKVDSLEDALHTVRRMKTYGAHWLKVYQQPRREQRIWFIEAARQEGIGATMEGAGELHTDLTNILDGYTGLEHSLPVHLYKDVVTLVARSGTNYTPTLLVSYGGPTAEAYWYQHANPHDDERLRRFTPHEMLDGLGRRRIWYPEEDFHFPTVASGAARIARAGGRVALGAHGQLQGLGAHWEMWGFTIGNAMTPMEALRTATWSGAEALGFGKDLGSLEAGKLADLVVIDGDPLADIRQSQKVPFTMKDGVLYDASTMDEVWPEKKPLGPFFWQRP